A stretch of the Streptococcus himalayensis genome encodes the following:
- a CDS encoding sialidase domain-containing protein, translated as MKDLFDQQRKYSIRKLALGTFSVVIGSVVFGVNTAQAAETTAEVGGDSTPAAVVNEGAPVAEAASSQETPAAPETKEEVARPEEKALTEAIKAEADAKEIPQKEEKTAEAETPASKPTDRASEEPVRKTPTQLGAITNVTVNATNPNIFDVTYETGQKGRVSFYGDHVVRYHVVPGNDEFLEVAPPSRPDRPAEILVKKITDYASTTTPSLIVNNGNYELSNNAIALFLDKMKSTLKIVDKKTGKTVVEEAAPLDLRSASATQVLKAGTDSEYFGGGTQNGRFTHKGQKIDIVNTNNWVDKGVASPNPFYWTTDGYGVLRHTFTPGQYDFEKSESDKVITTHKDSHFDAFYFVNNKPVGILQDYYELTGKPVVLPVFALYEGHYNAYNRDTWVEVPEGTYGAVFFEEKGKWYKEFQPGKIPASLENNPKFKETLNGEKSDGNYAFTARAVLDRYKRQDMPLGYMLVNDGYGAGYGQTGTLEGNIQNLKEFSEYALEHGVKAGLWTQCDLTPDPTAPPLLQRDLPNEVEKGLVRVLKTDVAWVGPGYSFGLNGIGGAARVMSEKGQNARPFIVTLDGWGGTQRYAGMWTGDQTGGNWEYIRFHIPTYIGTGLSGQPNVGSDMDGIFGGLNKVVNARDYEWKAFTPLQLNMDGWGSNPKTPFALDTTTSDINRSYLKLKSALVPYAYSIGHEAVDGKPPVRAMFLEFPDEKINYSNLVKYQFMYGENFLVAPVYKNVQGDEAGNDVRNGIYLPKGAEWIDYFTGKVYQGGRMLNNFDAPIWKLPVFVKNGAIIPITKAHNNYTEIDQGLRQVDFYPHGNTEFTLVEDDGLTQDYLNNKVAKTHITSSVSGTTATLTMEATDNHYDGFVKEKASQFNVNVSSKPSGVKLLVDGVEKALTEVHSLAEFEAGSNVYFYDQRPNLNKFSTEGGAYHNQEIVKNPVVRVKSEKMDVTNHKVQVAIEGFAMNDKVPAPENVIEKSAPVLSNNDDQNTPTTIPLTWTAVEGATSYDVEVDGILYTNLKGTSFTNEDLEYSTTHTYKVRGVTADGVTPWSDTITAATKEDPLRLAVHDVTVTGTHPAQPGQDFKKLVDLDTASTYHSKWSENAIPETLTFDLKASYDLDKIEYVPRQDGGTNGMITDLTVTYSVDGVHWKQLGDALHWTADKERKTLEMPEDADARFVRFNVTAGVGNFVSGSEVLFFQKEGTQKRTVGDVTGDGEIDENDVTSLNNYAGLRRGIDSDFEGYVEVADLNGNDVIDAYDIYYATGRIGQGNFKPAKKASGQLTWTADKESVRQGEVLTLTLTGSNLANVEAINSSFKIDKTKYEVVEGGVQVDPTLSEMTNFSRVRTHGDGSQEAFVILANKKTAPTVSGTHTIATLRLRALADDTPNFTFENPILVGSNFVPVTADAAEQEETSRQVENSRITVTGNDEVYQAGAGVDKLIDGNESTLTELKWDYAPNHVNGKLPENVTLPQDITFTFDKNTPTYLESMEIVKRTPGNGTVTKYKVTAYNGENKVYDSGEVAADFDESTITHNFDKVRYVDKVVLTVLEARTGASDVNNKMMTLKEVRFFENTGAVEASKIPNANITVSGNDDVYQSGHGVDKLNDGNEASLTELKWDYAPNHVNGKLPDAVTLPQDITFTVSQDHPTFLAGLKVLKRTPGNGTVTKYRATVYDGDKQVYQSDVVEVPFEDAESSLVFDDIVKGDRVVLTVLEARTNASTVNNKMMTLKEVELYELSPEYLPSSELETETPETEQPDTEDTDTETDVEDVTVPKDMIAENFKDDAVVRREGLTLSDANGKRVDLTSELPKFKNLENSTLHLEFKADQNPPTLTNLFSVSSSSKANEYMTLYVLNSKPGIEARGADGAQFYGSFGDATESIKPGEWNTVTVTVSQPDGDTPGKLSLYVNGVLSKEITSTDPIKFIKDLPDGDIAQVGLTHRQSQRVWGSNTDVDRLMVYNRALTPEEVAVRSSLYLREDRTPTLSEGAVLTDKADIYKSGLSGRHNAIGTYGYRIPTLLVTDKGTLIAGTDERRLHTADYGDIAMVVRRSEDKGQTWGKPIIVSDLRNNENASNRNQGAPLNIDMSLVQDPETKRIYSLFDMFPEGRAVLGLPQTKEEAYTEIEGKTYLNLYKTGETTPYTIRENGVVYTPAGEATDYRVVVEGKAASFSDLGDIYRGDELQGNVYFQTNKTSDFRVANHSYIWESHSDDDGKTWSSPRDLTPQIKKPWMNFYGIGPGTGIALRTGAHKGRLVVPTYSTNFTGGLGGSQSSRVIYSDDHGMTWHSGAAVNDGRNYEGTKLDSSTMNVAAAQNTEATVVQLNNGDLKLFMRNLTRGVQVATSHDGGETWEPDVVRMDDVHDSYVQLAAVHTMHEGKEYVVLTNANGAGNSRTEGTARLARVEEDGSLTWLHHQLIQDGKFAYNSLQEIGPNEYGVLYEHAEGAQNDYTINFKKFNWNFLTDGWDNHEKTVRVESVTKVNETTVALTFSEPVLARKSPDLLLKNDHRLQFVTQYNPTTLVYALSDVADWDSEVVGKASGELVNVNNDNIILNTPLTRHHSVGEEAAPQVEKPQLPASEVSETPSETPTQPEVPSETPTEPEVTGDTESPAEPEVPSETPTQPEVTGDTESPAEPEVPSETPTEPEVPSETVTPTEPEVPGDTETPAEPEANHPGGAIPAPTVSEKPILELHHSAGDVPAPTVSEKPILELHHSVGDVAAPTVSEKPILELHHSVGDVPAPTVSEKPTLELHHSVGDVAAPTVSEKPTLELHHSVGDVPAPTVSEKPTLELHHSVGDVAAPTVSEKPTLELHHSVGDVAAPTVSEKPTLELHHAVGGTVADKPTLELGNVVSATPAPTVEDKMMGLVHEGTQLKVVGSVAALNGATKLRVRPMTSTAPALENQNYELYDVTLYNEKDEPVQIKGEVTVVLPSKGKVDKVYYVLNNMTESLPFIQNADQTEVVFKVTHFSQYGLVYTKGEPAPVVNGVEVKPVNTAPTMKPAIQLLANDKKEEKMESQTMPADKMMADKEMKSEQSLPNTGSAESGLALAGLALGMLGATAVVRKKEQ; from the coding sequence ATGAAAGACTTATTTGACCAACAAAGAAAGTATTCCATCCGTAAATTAGCGCTTGGGACTTTTTCTGTTGTTATCGGAAGTGTTGTGTTTGGGGTAAATACAGCACAAGCTGCAGAAACAACTGCTGAGGTAGGAGGGGATTCCACACCAGCAGCCGTAGTAAATGAAGGGGCACCAGTAGCAGAAGCAGCTAGCTCACAAGAAACACCAGCAGCTCCAGAAACGAAAGAGGAAGTAGCTAGACCAGAAGAAAAGGCACTCACAGAGGCCATCAAGGCAGAAGCAGATGCTAAGGAAATTCCTCAAAAAGAAGAGAAAACAGCAGAAGCAGAAACTCCAGCTTCAAAACCAACTGACCGTGCTAGCGAAGAGCCTGTCCGTAAAACACCGACACAGCTTGGTGCTATCACCAATGTGACAGTCAATGCGACAAATCCAAATATCTTTGATGTCACTTATGAAACAGGCCAAAAAGGACGGGTTTCCTTCTATGGCGATCATGTGGTTCGCTACCATGTTGTACCAGGAAATGATGAATTTCTAGAAGTGGCACCGCCATCAAGACCAGACCGTCCAGCGGAAATTTTGGTGAAGAAGATTACGGACTATGCGTCTACAACTACACCAAGCCTTATCGTGAACAATGGCAACTATGAATTAAGCAATAACGCCATCGCTCTCTTCCTTGACAAGATGAAGAGCACGCTGAAAATCGTTGATAAGAAGACTGGGAAAACCGTTGTAGAAGAAGCGGCACCACTTGATTTGCGCTCTGCATCTGCTACACAGGTCTTAAAAGCTGGCACCGATAGCGAGTACTTTGGTGGAGGTACTCAAAATGGTCGCTTTACCCATAAGGGTCAAAAGATTGATATTGTGAATACCAATAACTGGGTAGATAAAGGAGTGGCTTCTCCAAATCCATTCTACTGGACAACGGATGGATATGGGGTTCTTCGCCATACGTTTACACCAGGTCAATATGACTTTGAAAAATCAGAATCTGATAAGGTCATCACCACCCACAAAGATAGCCATTTTGATGCCTTTTACTTTGTTAATAATAAGCCAGTAGGCATTTTGCAAGACTATTATGAATTAACGGGTAAACCAGTTGTTCTTCCTGTCTTTGCCCTTTATGAAGGACACTACAATGCCTATAACCGTGACACTTGGGTAGAAGTCCCAGAAGGAACTTATGGGGCAGTCTTCTTTGAAGAAAAAGGCAAATGGTACAAGGAATTCCAACCTGGTAAAATTCCAGCTTCTTTGGAAAATAATCCGAAATTTAAAGAAACCCTCAACGGCGAAAAGTCAGATGGGAACTATGCCTTCACAGCCCGCGCAGTGCTTGACCGCTACAAGAGACAAGATATGCCACTTGGCTATATGCTGGTCAATGATGGCTATGGTGCAGGCTATGGTCAAACAGGCACCCTAGAGGGAAATATCCAAAATCTAAAAGAATTTAGTGAATACGCACTTGAACACGGTGTCAAGGCAGGTCTATGGACACAATGTGACCTTACTCCAGACCCAACTGCACCGCCACTTTTGCAACGGGACCTTCCAAATGAAGTAGAAAAAGGCTTGGTTCGGGTCTTGAAGACAGACGTTGCTTGGGTAGGACCTGGCTATTCCTTCGGTTTGAACGGAATTGGTGGTGCTGCTAGAGTAATGTCTGAAAAGGGTCAAAATGCCCGTCCATTCATCGTAACTCTCGATGGTTGGGGAGGAACCCAACGTTATGCAGGTATGTGGACAGGAGACCAAACAGGTGGTAACTGGGAGTACATCCGTTTCCACATTCCAACCTATATCGGAACAGGTCTATCTGGTCAGCCAAATGTCGGCTCAGATATGGATGGGATTTTTGGTGGTTTGAATAAAGTTGTCAATGCCCGTGATTATGAGTGGAAGGCCTTTACGCCACTTCAACTCAACATGGATGGCTGGGGAAGCAATCCAAAAACGCCATTTGCACTTGATACCACAACGTCAGACATCAACCGTTCTTACCTCAAGTTGAAGTCTGCACTCGTGCCGTATGCTTATAGTATCGGCCATGAGGCAGTGGATGGGAAACCACCAGTTCGGGCTATGTTCCTTGAATTCCCAGATGAAAAGATTAACTACTCTAACTTGGTGAAATACCAATTTATGTATGGTGAGAATTTCCTTGTTGCCCCTGTTTATAAAAATGTTCAGGGAGACGAAGCGGGAAATGATGTCCGAAACGGCATCTATCTGCCAAAAGGCGCAGAGTGGATTGACTACTTTACAGGTAAAGTTTACCAAGGTGGTCGCATGCTCAATAATTTCGACGCTCCAATCTGGAAATTGCCAGTATTTGTGAAAAATGGGGCCATTATCCCAATCACCAAGGCTCACAACAACTATACAGAAATTGACCAAGGATTGCGTCAAGTAGACTTCTATCCACATGGCAATACAGAATTTACCTTGGTAGAAGACGATGGTCTTACTCAAGACTATCTCAATAACAAGGTTGCCAAAACGCATATCACAAGCTCCGTGTCAGGAACAACAGCGACCTTGACCATGGAAGCAACTGACAACCACTATGATGGATTTGTCAAAGAAAAAGCTAGTCAGTTTAATGTGAACGTATCTAGCAAACCAAGTGGTGTCAAGCTTCTCGTAGACGGAGTTGAGAAAGCGCTTACCGAAGTACATTCTCTTGCAGAATTTGAAGCTGGAAGCAATGTTTACTTCTATGACCAACGTCCAAACTTGAATAAGTTCTCAACAGAAGGCGGAGCTTATCATAATCAAGAAATCGTGAAAAATCCTGTCGTTCGTGTCAAATCTGAAAAGATGGACGTGACCAATCATAAGGTACAAGTCGCTATCGAAGGCTTTGCCATGAATGATAAGGTGCCAGCTCCAGAAAATGTTATTGAAAAATCTGCTCCAGTCTTGAGCAACAATGATGATCAAAATACACCAACGACCATTCCTCTTACTTGGACAGCAGTTGAAGGAGCTACGAGCTACGATGTTGAAGTCGATGGCATCCTTTATACCAACTTGAAGGGCACAAGCTTTACCAATGAGGACTTGGAATACAGCACTACCCACACCTATAAGGTTCGCGGAGTGACGGCAGATGGCGTAACCCCATGGTCTGATACCATTACAGCTGCTACCAAGGAAGACCCACTTCGCTTAGCAGTTCATGATGTTACTGTCACAGGTACACACCCAGCACAACCAGGACAGGACTTCAAGAAATTGGTAGACTTGGATACGGCATCAACCTACCATTCTAAATGGAGTGAAAATGCTATTCCAGAAACCTTGACCTTTGATTTGAAAGCCTCTTATGATTTGGATAAAATCGAGTATGTTCCACGTCAAGATGGCGGAACCAATGGGATGATTACAGACTTGACTGTGACGTATAGTGTGGACGGCGTTCACTGGAAACAATTAGGAGATGCTCTTCATTGGACAGCTGATAAGGAACGGAAAACTCTAGAAATGCCTGAAGATGCAGATGCCCGCTTTGTCCGCTTTAATGTCACTGCGGGGGTTGGTAATTTCGTTTCTGGTTCTGAAGTTCTCTTCTTCCAAAAAGAAGGAACTCAAAAACGCACTGTCGGAGATGTGACTGGTGATGGCGAAATCGACGAAAATGATGTGACATCTTTGAACAACTATGCTGGACTTCGTCGTGGTATTGACAGTGACTTTGAAGGGTATGTCGAAGTTGCCGATCTAAATGGCAACGATGTGATTGATGCTTACGATATTTACTATGCGACAGGTCGTATCGGCCAAGGCAACTTCAAGCCAGCTAAGAAAGCTAGCGGTCAATTGACTTGGACAGCCGATAAGGAAAGTGTCCGTCAAGGAGAAGTGCTAACCCTCACCTTGACCGGTAGCAATCTTGCCAATGTAGAAGCGATTAACTCTAGCTTTAAGATTGATAAGACGAAGTACGAGGTGGTGGAAGGAGGCGTCCAAGTGGATCCGACTCTGTCTGAGATGACGAACTTCTCAAGAGTACGGACACACGGAGATGGTAGCCAAGAAGCCTTTGTAATCTTAGCAAACAAGAAGACAGCACCGACTGTTTCTGGCACTCATACCATCGCAACTCTTCGCTTGCGAGCTTTAGCAGATGATACACCAAACTTCACCTTTGAAAATCCAATCTTAGTAGGTAGCAACTTCGTACCAGTTACAGCAGATGCTGCCGAACAAGAAGAAACAAGTCGTCAGGTAGAAAATAGTCGCATTACCGTTACTGGTAATGACGAAGTTTACCAAGCTGGTGCAGGTGTGGATAAACTGATCGATGGCAATGAAAGCACCTTGACAGAATTGAAGTGGGATTATGCTCCAAACCATGTCAATGGTAAATTGCCAGAAAATGTGACCCTTCCACAAGATATTACCTTCACCTTTGATAAGAATACACCGACCTACCTTGAGTCTATGGAGATTGTCAAGAGAACACCTGGAAATGGCACCGTGACCAAGTATAAAGTGACGGCCTATAATGGTGAAAACAAGGTCTATGACTCAGGAGAGGTGGCTGCTGACTTTGATGAATCAACCATCACTCACAACTTTGATAAAGTTCGTTATGTGGATAAGGTTGTCTTGACTGTCTTAGAAGCCCGCACAGGTGCCTCAGATGTGAACAACAAGATGATGACCTTAAAAGAAGTGCGCTTCTTTGAAAATACAGGAGCAGTGGAAGCAAGCAAGATTCCAAATGCTAACATCACTGTCTCTGGTAATGACGATGTTTACCAATCTGGTCATGGCGTGGATAAATTAAATGATGGCAATGAAGCAAGCTTGACAGAATTGAAGTGGGATTATGCTCCAAACCATGTCAATGGTAAATTGCCAGATGCGGTTACCCTTCCACAAGATATTACCTTTACAGTCAGCCAAGACCATCCAACCTTCCTCGCAGGTCTTAAAGTCTTGAAACGAACTCCAGGTAATGGAACCGTGACCAAGTATCGTGCGACTGTCTACGATGGTGACAAACAAGTCTATCAATCAGACGTTGTGGAAGTACCATTTGAAGACGCAGAATCTAGCTTGGTATTTGATGATATTGTCAAGGGAGATCGTGTGGTTCTGACTGTCCTTGAAGCAAGAACAAATGCTTCTACGGTCAACAATAAGATGATGACCTTGAAGGAAGTAGAATTGTATGAACTTTCTCCAGAATACTTGCCATCCTCTGAGTTAGAAACAGAAACTCCAGAAACAGAGCAACCAGATACAGAAGACACGGATACAGAAACAGATGTAGAAGATGTGACTGTTCCAAAAGACATGATTGCAGAAAACTTCAAGGATGATGCTGTGGTTCGCCGTGAAGGATTGACCTTAAGTGATGCAAACGGCAAACGTGTTGACTTGACTTCTGAATTGCCAAAATTCAAGAACTTAGAAAATTCAACTCTTCACCTTGAATTTAAGGCAGACCAAAATCCTCCAACGTTGACAAATCTATTCTCTGTGTCAAGTAGCAGTAAGGCCAATGAATACATGACGCTTTATGTGCTCAATAGCAAGCCAGGAATTGAAGCGCGTGGAGCAGACGGAGCTCAATTCTATGGAAGCTTTGGTGATGCGACTGAAAGCATCAAACCAGGTGAATGGAATACTGTGACAGTAACAGTGAGCCAGCCAGATGGCGATACTCCAGGTAAATTGAGCCTTTATGTCAATGGTGTTCTCTCTAAAGAAATCACAAGTACGGATCCAATTAAATTTATCAAGGACTTGCCAGATGGTGACATTGCCCAAGTTGGCTTGACCCATCGTCAGTCTCAACGAGTTTGGGGTTCAAATACAGATGTTGACCGTTTGATGGTTTACAACCGTGCTTTGACACCAGAAGAAGTGGCTGTTCGTTCTAGTTTGTATCTTCGTGAAGATCGGACTCCGACACTTTCAGAAGGGGCTGTCTTGACAGACAAGGCGGATATCTATAAGAGTGGTCTTTCTGGTCGTCACAATGCGATAGGTACTTATGGTTACCGTATCCCAACTCTACTTGTAACAGACAAGGGAACCTTAATTGCTGGAACAGATGAACGTCGCTTGCATACAGCAGACTATGGCGATATTGCAATGGTCGTTCGCCGCAGTGAGGATAAGGGTCAAACATGGGGCAAACCAATTATCGTCTCTGATTTGAGAAATAATGAAAATGCTTCAAATCGCAACCAGGGTGCACCGCTTAATATTGATATGTCCTTGGTACAAGATCCTGAAACGAAACGGATTTACTCACTCTTTGATATGTTCCCAGAAGGACGTGCTGTTCTTGGACTTCCACAGACCAAGGAAGAAGCTTATACAGAGATTGAAGGCAAGACTTACTTGAACTTGTATAAGACAGGTGAGACTACACCGTACACCATCCGTGAAAACGGCGTTGTCTATACACCAGCTGGAGAAGCAACGGACTACCGTGTCGTTGTTGAAGGAAAAGCAGCTTCCTTTAGTGATTTGGGAGACATCTACCGCGGTGATGAATTGCAAGGAAATGTTTACTTCCAAACTAACAAGACTTCTGATTTCCGCGTCGCAAATCATAGCTACATCTGGGAATCTCACAGTGATGATGACGGTAAGACTTGGTCTAGCCCACGTGATTTGACACCACAAATCAAGAAACCATGGATGAACTTCTATGGCATTGGCCCAGGTACAGGTATTGCTTTACGAACTGGCGCGCACAAAGGACGCTTGGTGGTTCCGACTTATTCAACGAACTTCACTGGTGGTCTCGGTGGCTCTCAATCCTCTCGTGTCATCTACTCAGATGACCATGGAATGACATGGCATTCAGGTGCAGCGGTCAATGATGGACGGAACTATGAAGGCACGAAGCTTGATTCAAGCACAATGAATGTTGCTGCAGCTCAAAACACAGAAGCAACAGTGGTTCAATTGAACAATGGTGATTTGAAACTCTTCATGCGTAACCTTACTCGTGGCGTTCAAGTTGCAACCAGTCATGATGGTGGTGAAACATGGGAACCAGATGTTGTCCGCATGGATGATGTGCATGATTCTTATGTACAGCTAGCCGCTGTTCATACCATGCATGAAGGAAAAGAATATGTGGTTCTAACCAATGCAAATGGAGCAGGCAATAGTCGTACAGAAGGTACAGCTCGTCTCGCTCGTGTAGAAGAAGACGGTAGCCTCACATGGTTGCATCATCAATTAATCCAAGATGGTAAATTTGCCTACAATTCTCTACAAGAAATCGGACCAAATGAATACGGTGTCTTGTATGAGCATGCAGAAGGTGCACAAAATGACTACACGATTAACTTCAAGAAATTCAATTGGAATTTCTTGACGGACGGATGGGATAACCATGAAAAGACTGTTCGTGTTGAAAGCGTTACGAAGGTAAATGAGACAACAGTGGCTTTGACCTTTAGTGAACCTGTCTTGGCAAGAAAATCACCAGATTTATTGCTGAAGAATGATCACCGTCTCCAATTTGTAACCCAATACAATCCAACAACGCTCGTCTATGCCTTGTCAGATGTAGCGGATTGGGACAGTGAAGTCGTTGGAAAAGCTTCAGGAGAATTGGTCAATGTGAATAATGATAACATTATTCTCAATACTCCGTTGACAAGACATCATAGTGTGGGTGAGGAAGCAGCTCCGCAAGTTGAAAAACCACAATTACCGGCTTCTGAAGTCTCTGAAACACCAAGCGAAACGCCAACTCAACCAGAAGTGCCAAGCGAAACGCCGACTGAACCAGAGGTAACAGGCGACACAGAATCACCAGCAGAACCAGAGGTACCAAGCGAAACGCCAACTCAACCAGAGGTAACAGGCGACACAGAATCACCAGCAGAACCAGAGGTACCAAGCGAAACGCCGACTGAACCAGAGGTACCAAGTGAAACAGTAACACCGACTGAACCAGAAGTACCAGGTGACACAGAAACCCCAGCAGAACCAGAGGCTAATCACCCAGGAGGTGCTATCCCAGCGCCAACGGTATCCGAGAAACCAATTTTGGAATTGCATCACTCCGCAGGTGACGTTCCAGCCCCAACCGTTTCTGAAAAACCAATTTTGGAATTGCATCATTCCGTAGGTGATGTTGCAGCCCCAACCGTTTCTGAAAAACCAATTCTAGAATTGCATCATTCCGTAGGTGATGTTCCAGCCCCAACCGTTTCCGAGAAACCAACCTTGGAATTGCATCACTCCGTAGGTGACGTTGCAGCCCCAACTGTTTCTGAGAAACCAACGCTGGAATTACACCATTCCGTAGGCGACGTTCCAGCGCCAACCGTTTCTGAGAAACCAACGCTAGAATTGCACCACTCCGTAGGTGATGTTGCAGCCCCAACCGTTTCTGAGAAACCAACCTTGGAATTGCATCACTCCGTAGGTGACGTTGCGGCTCCAACGGTATCCGAAAAACCAACCTTGGAATTGCATCACGCAGTGGGTGGAACTGTTGCCGACAAACCGACACTTGAGTTAGGTAATGTAGTGAGTGCCACCCCAGCGCCAACTGTTGAGGATAAGATGATGGGCTTGGTTCACGAAGGAACACAGCTGAAGGTTGTTGGTTCCGTTGCTGCCTTGAACGGTGCTACCAAGTTAAGAGTTCGTCCAATGACTTCAACAGCACCTGCATTGGAAAACCAAAACTATGAATTGTACGATGTGACTCTTTATAATGAAAAAGACGAACCGGTGCAAATCAAGGGAGAAGTAACCGTTGTCCTTCCAAGTAAAGGTAAAGTGGATAAGGTCTACTATGTTCTTAACAATATGACAGAAAGTCTGCCATTTATCCAAAATGCGGATCAGACAGAAGTCGTGTTTAAGGTTACTCACTTTAGTCAGTATGGACTTGTTTACACCAAAGGTGAACCTGCACCAGTGGTGAATGGAGTGGAGGTAAAACCAGTCAATACCGCTCCGACTATGAAACCAGCTATTCAATTGCTTGCAAATGACAAGAAGGAAGAAAAGATGGAATCTCAAACCATGCCAGCAGATAAGATGATGGCAGACAAAGAGATGAAGTCTGAACAGTCCTTGCCAAATACAGGCAGTGCAGAGTCAGGCCTAGCACTTGCTGGTCTAGCTCTAGGAATGCTGGGTGCAACAGCAGTTGTTCGCAAGAAAGAACAATAA